One window from the genome of Lysobacter helvus encodes:
- a CDS encoding heme ABC transporter permease, producing the protein MHPLVRWFHQLGSPPYFDRFAARWAPVAYVLAVLVGAYGIWGALFQVPADYQQGDSFRILYIHVPSAWMSMFVFGLMAFYAAIALIWRIKLCEILAMACAPIGAAFTVITLATGAIWGKPMWGTWWDWDPRLTTELILLFLYLGVIGLYNAIEDRRSAARAAGLLAIVGVALLPVIRYSVVWWNSLHQGQTISLFGKSHMDPSMLPPLFAMIIATKLWFIGSLLMRARADNLRREAGKDWVLRLAGGAPERAR; encoded by the coding sequence ATGCATCCGCTCGTCCGCTGGTTCCACCAACTCGGGTCGCCGCCCTACTTCGATCGCTTCGCCGCGCGCTGGGCGCCGGTGGCGTACGTGCTCGCCGTGCTGGTGGGCGCGTACGGGATCTGGGGCGCGCTGTTCCAGGTGCCCGCCGATTACCAGCAGGGCGACAGCTTCCGCATCCTCTACATCCACGTGCCGAGCGCGTGGATGAGCATGTTCGTGTTCGGGCTGATGGCGTTCTACGCGGCGATCGCGCTGATCTGGCGCATCAAGCTGTGCGAAATCCTGGCGATGGCCTGCGCGCCGATCGGCGCCGCGTTCACGGTGATCACGCTGGCCACCGGTGCCATCTGGGGCAAGCCGATGTGGGGCACGTGGTGGGACTGGGATCCGCGCCTGACCACCGAGCTGATCCTGCTGTTCCTGTATCTCGGCGTGATCGGCCTGTACAACGCGATCGAAGACCGCCGCAGCGCGGCGCGCGCGGCCGGTTTGCTCGCCATCGTCGGCGTCGCGCTGCTGCCGGTCATCCGCTATTCCGTGGTGTGGTGGAACTCGCTGCACCAGGGGCAGACCATCAGCCTGTTCGGCAAGTCGCACATGGACCCGAGCATGCTGCCGCCGTTGTTCGCGATGATCATCGCCACCAAGTTGTGGTTCATCGGCTCGCTGTTGATGCGTGCGCGCGCCGACAACCTGCGCCGCGAAGCCGGCAAGGACTGGGTGCTGCGCCTGGCCGGCGGCGCCCCGGAGCGTGCGCGATGA
- a CDS encoding heme exporter protein CcmD translates to MSYRDYVIAAYAVFGLVLAWDFIAPRLDVRRQLRAAKLRAARAAARPEINELSRTPLQSDSIE, encoded by the coding sequence ATGAGTTACCGCGATTACGTCATCGCCGCCTACGCGGTGTTCGGCCTCGTGCTGGCGTGGGATTTCATCGCGCCGCGGCTGGACGTGCGCCGGCAGTTGCGCGCCGCGAAGTTGCGCGCCGCGCGCGCCGCCGCGCGCCCCGAGATCAACGAATTGAGCAGAACACCTTTGCAGAGCGACTCCATCGAATGA
- the ccmE gene encoding cytochrome c maturation protein CcmE has product MNPTRKRRLWYVLALVVAAGIATALVAYALQRNVAYLYTPSEVLTGKAGDAVSSGQARFRLGGMVQGGSFKRATGSMEAHFSVDDGDAQMPVVYTGILPDLFREKQAVIATGRMRGGTFVAEEVLAKHDETYMPKEVADKMGIAHRKHDVPADAAAAQATQ; this is encoded by the coding sequence ATGAACCCCACCCGCAAGCGTCGCCTCTGGTACGTGCTGGCGCTGGTCGTCGCCGCCGGCATCGCCACCGCGCTCGTCGCGTATGCGTTGCAGCGCAACGTCGCGTATCTGTACACACCGTCGGAAGTGCTGACGGGCAAGGCCGGCGACGCGGTGTCGTCGGGCCAGGCGCGCTTCCGCCTCGGCGGTATGGTGCAGGGCGGTTCGTTCAAGCGCGCGACGGGCTCGATGGAAGCGCACTTCAGCGTGGACGACGGCGATGCGCAGATGCCCGTCGTCTACACCGGCATCCTCCCCGACCTCTTCCGCGAGAAGCAGGCCGTCATCGCCACCGGCCGCATGCGCGGCGGCACCTTCGTCGCCGAAGAGGTCCTGGCCAAGCACGACGAGACCTACATGCCGAAGGAAGTGGCGGACAAGATGGGCATCGCGCACCGCAAGCACGACGTGCCGGCGGACGCCGCCGCCGCACAGGCCACGCAGTAA
- a CDS encoding heme lyase CcmF/NrfE family subunit, whose amino-acid sequence MLPELGQIALVLALLVAAMQAALPLAGAQRGRVAWMAVARPAAYLQWALVALAFGLLAHAFVVQDFSLKYVAVNSNTLLPLVYRYTAVWGAHEGSLLLWALILATWTAAVAFFSKSLPDVVIARVLGVMGLVAVGFLAFLLFTSNPFERLLPAVLEGRDLNPLLQDPGMIIHPPMLYLGYVGFSVPFAFAIAALLDGKVDARWLRWTRPWTNVAWGFLTCGIALGSWWAYYELGWGGWWFWDPVENASFMPWLAGAALLHSQAVTEKRGSFRGWTLLLAIATFSLSLLGTFLVRSGVLTSVHAFAADPTRGLFILLFLGTVVGGSLLLYALRAPDDNDGAPFAASSRETLLLANNLLLSTACAMVLIGTLYPLLADALSLGKISVGPPYFALLFTVLMAPLVLLLPFGPLTKWQREQASRPFAMLVPWAGLAIGVGIATFFLAKQGPWKVAAGLAGATWVAAGTARFLWSRFEQRGRAFTAEMLGMTLAHTGVAVFLVGALLVEGLSQQRELALAPGESVALGTHRFEFEGVEHRRGPNYEADHGTVRVFDGDRELTTLHPEKRAYASGGQVMTEAGIAPGWRGDLYVALGEPLGGDAWAVRVHYKPFVRWIWFGAALMGLGGFVTATDRRFRKAATQPAPQTSAQVAESRA is encoded by the coding sequence GTGCTGCCCGAACTCGGACAAATCGCGCTCGTCCTGGCGCTGCTGGTCGCGGCGATGCAGGCGGCGTTGCCGCTCGCCGGTGCGCAGCGCGGTCGCGTGGCGTGGATGGCGGTCGCGCGGCCCGCGGCCTACCTGCAGTGGGCGCTGGTCGCACTGGCGTTCGGCCTGCTCGCGCATGCGTTCGTCGTGCAGGACTTCTCGTTGAAGTACGTCGCGGTGAACAGCAACACGCTGCTCCCGCTGGTGTATCGCTACACCGCCGTGTGGGGCGCGCACGAAGGCTCGCTGCTGCTGTGGGCGCTGATCCTGGCGACGTGGACGGCCGCAGTCGCGTTCTTCTCCAAGTCGTTGCCCGACGTCGTGATCGCGCGCGTGCTGGGCGTGATGGGCCTGGTCGCGGTGGGCTTCCTCGCGTTCCTGCTGTTCACCAGCAATCCGTTCGAACGCCTGCTGCCGGCCGTGCTCGAAGGTCGCGATCTCAACCCGCTGCTGCAGGACCCGGGGATGATCATCCATCCGCCGATGTTGTACCTGGGCTACGTCGGGTTCTCGGTGCCTTTCGCCTTCGCGATCGCGGCGCTGCTGGACGGCAAGGTCGATGCGCGCTGGCTGCGCTGGACGCGGCCGTGGACGAACGTGGCGTGGGGCTTCCTCACTTGCGGCATCGCGCTGGGTTCGTGGTGGGCGTATTACGAACTGGGCTGGGGCGGCTGGTGGTTCTGGGATCCGGTGGAGAACGCGAGCTTCATGCCGTGGCTCGCCGGCGCGGCGCTGCTGCATTCGCAGGCGGTCACCGAGAAGCGCGGCAGCTTCCGCGGCTGGACGCTGTTGCTGGCCATCGCCACATTCTCGCTGTCGCTGCTCGGCACCTTCCTCGTGCGTTCGGGCGTGCTGACCAGCGTGCATGCGTTCGCGGCGGATCCCACGCGCGGCCTGTTCATCCTGTTGTTCCTCGGCACGGTCGTCGGCGGTTCGTTGCTGCTGTACGCACTGCGCGCGCCGGACGACAACGACGGCGCACCGTTCGCCGCCAGCTCGCGCGAAACGCTGCTGCTCGCCAACAACCTGCTGCTGTCCACCGCCTGCGCGATGGTGCTGATCGGCACGCTGTATCCGCTGCTCGCCGATGCGCTGTCGCTCGGCAAGATCAGTGTCGGGCCGCCTTATTTCGCGTTGCTGTTCACCGTGCTGATGGCGCCGCTGGTGTTGCTGCTGCCGTTCGGGCCGCTGACGAAGTGGCAGCGCGAACAGGCCTCGCGCCCGTTCGCGATGCTGGTGCCGTGGGCGGGACTGGCGATCGGCGTCGGCATCGCAACGTTCTTCCTCGCCAAGCAAGGGCCGTGGAAAGTCGCCGCCGGTTTGGCGGGCGCGACGTGGGTGGCGGCGGGCACCGCGCGCTTCCTGTGGTCGCGCTTCGAACAACGCGGGCGTGCGTTCACCGCCGAAATGCTCGGCATGACGCTGGCGCATACCGGCGTGGCGGTGTTCCTCGTCGGTGCGTTGCTGGTCGAAGGCCTGTCGCAGCAGCGCGAACTCGCGCTCGCGCCGGGTGAGTCGGTGGCGCTCGGCACGCATCGCTTCGAATTCGAAGGCGTCGAACATCGCCGCGGCCCCAACTACGAAGCGGACCACGGCACTGTGCGCGTGTTCGACGGCGACCGCGAACTGACGACGCTGCATCCGGAAAAGCGCGCTTACGCCAGCGGTGGCCAGGTGATGACGGAAGCCGGCATCGCGCCGGGCTGGCGCGGTGATCTCTACGTCGCACTCGGCGAGCCGCTGGGCGGCGACGCGTGGGCCGTGCGCGTGCATTACAAGCCGTTCGTACGCTGGATCTGGTTCGGCGCGGCGCTGATGGGGCTGGGCGGATTCGTGACCGCGACGGATCGGCGATTCCGCAAGGCCGCGACGCAGCCTGCACCGCAGACGAGTGCGCAAGTCGCGGAATCGCGCGCATGA
- a CDS encoding DsbE family thiol:disulfide interchange protein, with protein sequence MSKPNAARFLPLAIFAALALLLAAGVWLSRNPDREALPSPLIDKPAPAFALPVLHEPGRTVTLADFRGAPFVLNVWGSWCPSCRDEHPVLTRFAETKRVRMVGFNWKDDREDALRWLGQFGNPYWLVVADVEGKAAIDWGIYGAPETFLVDANGVIRWKHVGPLTDALIQGELVPALDAIDPQPGAAR encoded by the coding sequence ATGAGCAAGCCCAACGCCGCACGCTTCCTCCCGCTCGCCATCTTCGCCGCGCTCGCGCTGTTGCTCGCCGCCGGCGTGTGGCTGAGCCGCAATCCCGATCGCGAAGCGCTGCCCTCGCCGCTCATCGACAAGCCTGCGCCGGCGTTCGCGCTGCCCGTGCTGCACGAGCCCGGCCGCACGGTCACGCTCGCCGATTTTCGCGGCGCACCGTTCGTGCTCAACGTGTGGGGCAGCTGGTGCCCGTCGTGCCGCGACGAACATCCGGTGCTCACGCGCTTCGCCGAAACCAAGCGCGTGCGCATGGTGGGCTTCAACTGGAAGGACGATCGCGAGGACGCGCTGCGCTGGCTCGGGCAGTTCGGCAATCCGTACTGGCTCGTGGTCGCCGACGTCGAAGGCAAGGCGGCGATCGACTGGGGCATCTACGGCGCACCGGAAACCTTCCTCGTCGATGCGAACGGCGTGATCCGCTGGAAGCACGTGGGCCCGCTCACCGATGCGCTGATCCAGGGCGAACTGGTGCCGGCGCTGGATGCGATCGATCCGCAACCGGGGGCGGCGCGATGA
- a CDS encoding cytochrome c-type biogenesis protein, with protein sequence MTAALLLALALGSGEAKAQVGTDVAPLEFRDAREEARFHALVSELRCVMCQNQSLADSNAQIAFDLRHEVLDLMREGRTDAQIKDFLVARYGEFVLYRPRVETRTWLLWLGPGLLLLGGGFVVARIVRRRSSSPVADDASQEW encoded by the coding sequence GTGACCGCGGCCCTGTTGCTCGCGCTTGCGCTGGGTTCGGGCGAAGCGAAAGCCCAGGTCGGCACCGACGTCGCTCCGCTCGAATTCCGCGACGCGCGCGAAGAAGCCCGCTTCCACGCGCTCGTGTCCGAACTGCGCTGCGTGATGTGCCAGAACCAGTCACTGGCCGATTCCAACGCGCAGATCGCCTTCGACCTGCGCCACGAAGTGCTCGACCTGATGCGCGAAGGCCGCACCGACGCGCAGATCAAGGATTTCCTCGTCGCGCGCTACGGCGAGTTCGTGCTCTACCGCCCGCGCGTGGAAACACGCACGTGGCTGCTCTGGCTCGGGCCCGGCCTGCTGCTGCTCGGCGGCGGCTTCGTCGTCGCGCGCATCGTGCGCCGGCGCTCGTCCAGTCCCGTCGCCGACGACGCTTCGCAGGAGTGGTGA
- a CDS encoding tetratricopeptide repeat protein — MAMFWVCACVLVLVVLALLLRPLLRESRGIAAAFAVGIAVAAFALYRVVGTPAALEPQATVAMPETLDDAIKQMQAELAKNPNQPEGWRLLGQALSNSQRLTEARDAFAHAAKLAPQEPDVLVEAAQARAMTAPNRTFDAQAVTLLETALQVQPQHQRARWFLGIAQRQAGKDAEAARTWEPLLAVVDASTTASLRTQINAARVAAGEAPLPEATPVASAPPSQGLRVRVALDPEFASRVRLRGDATVFVIARAAGGPPMPVAVERHTLQDLPLDIVLDDGDSPMPTQKLSALREVEVLARISTSGDALPQEGDIASTPVRVTLPAKSPVDLTLGRASP; from the coding sequence ATGGCGATGTTCTGGGTGTGCGCGTGCGTGCTGGTTCTCGTCGTGCTCGCGTTGTTGCTGCGGCCCCTGTTGCGCGAATCGCGCGGGATCGCGGCCGCGTTCGCGGTCGGCATCGCCGTGGCGGCGTTCGCGCTGTATCGCGTGGTCGGCACGCCGGCGGCGCTCGAACCGCAGGCTACCGTCGCGATGCCCGAAACGCTGGACGACGCGATCAAGCAGATGCAGGCGGAACTGGCGAAGAACCCCAACCAGCCCGAAGGCTGGCGCCTGCTCGGCCAGGCCCTGTCGAATTCGCAGCGCCTCACCGAAGCGCGCGATGCGTTCGCGCACGCGGCGAAGCTGGCGCCGCAGGAACCCGACGTGCTCGTGGAAGCCGCACAGGCGCGCGCCATGACCGCACCGAACCGCACGTTCGACGCGCAAGCGGTCACGCTGCTCGAAACCGCGTTGCAGGTGCAGCCGCAACACCAGCGCGCGCGCTGGTTCCTCGGCATCGCGCAACGCCAGGCGGGCAAGGACGCGGAAGCCGCGCGCACGTGGGAGCCGCTGCTCGCCGTGGTGGATGCCTCGACGACCGCGTCGTTGCGCACGCAGATCAATGCCGCGCGCGTTGCCGCCGGTGAAGCGCCGCTGCCCGAAGCCACGCCGGTCGCCTCCGCACCGCCGTCCCAAGGCCTGCGCGTTCGTGTCGCGCTGGACCCCGAATTCGCCTCGCGCGTGCGCCTGCGTGGCGATGCCACCGTGTTCGTGATCGCGCGCGCCGCCGGCGGCCCGCCGATGCCGGTCGCGGTGGAACGCCACACGCTGCAGGACCTCCCGCTCGACATCGTGCTCGACGACGGCGACAGCCCGATGCCGACGCAGAAACTCTCCGCGTTGCGCGAAGTGGAAGTGCTCGCGCGCATCTCGACGTCGGGCGACGCGCTGCCGCAGGAAGGCGATATCGCTTCGACGCCCGTGCGCGTCACCTTGCCGGCAAAATCGCCCGTGGACCTGACCCTGGGACGCGCCAGCCCATGA
- the metX gene encoding homoserine O-acetyltransferase MetX, giving the protein MTEFIPPGTQFHALPSPFAMKRGGALHGARVAYETWGTLSPSADNAVLILTGLSPDAHAASNAGNPEEGWWDAMVGPDKPIDTNRWFVVCVNSLGSCKGSTGPASIDPATGARYDLDFPELSIEDGANAAHSVVTALGIQRLACVIGNSMGGMVALAYLLLHPGSAASHINISGAPRALPFSIAIRSLQREAIRLDPNWNHGNYDETTYPEAGMRMARKLGVITYRSALEWDGRFGRVRLDSDRRDDEDPFGLEFEVESYLEAHARRFVRRFDPNCYLYLSRSMDWFDLAEYGDGSVETGLGRIRVERALAIGVATDILFPLQQQEQVAQGLRAGGAAAEFLPLPSPQGHDAFLVDIARFGPAVRDFLSGLSVQSAASTRRA; this is encoded by the coding sequence ATGACCGAATTCATCCCCCCCGGCACGCAATTCCACGCCCTGCCCTCGCCCTTCGCGATGAAGCGCGGCGGCGCGTTGCACGGGGCGCGCGTGGCCTACGAAACCTGGGGCACGTTGTCGCCGTCCGCGGACAACGCGGTGCTGATCCTCACCGGCCTCTCGCCCGATGCGCATGCCGCGTCGAACGCGGGCAACCCGGAGGAAGGCTGGTGGGACGCGATGGTCGGGCCCGACAAGCCGATCGACACGAATCGCTGGTTCGTGGTGTGCGTGAATTCGCTCGGCAGCTGCAAGGGATCGACGGGTCCCGCGTCGATCGATCCGGCCACCGGCGCGCGCTACGACCTCGACTTCCCCGAACTGTCGATCGAAGACGGCGCGAACGCCGCGCATTCGGTGGTCACGGCGCTCGGCATCCAGCGCCTGGCGTGCGTGATCGGCAATTCGATGGGCGGCATGGTGGCGCTGGCGTACCTGTTACTGCATCCGGGATCGGCCGCATCGCACATCAACATCTCCGGCGCACCACGCGCGTTGCCGTTCTCCATCGCGATCCGCTCGCTGCAACGCGAAGCGATCCGCCTGGATCCGAACTGGAACCACGGGAATTACGACGAGACGACGTATCCCGAAGCCGGCATGCGCATGGCGCGCAAGCTGGGCGTGATCACGTATCGCTCGGCGCTGGAATGGGATGGCCGCTTCGGGCGCGTGCGCCTGGATTCGGACCGCCGCGACGACGAGGATCCCTTCGGCCTGGAATTCGAAGTGGAGAGTTACCTCGAAGCCCACGCCCGCCGCTTCGTGCGCCGCTTCGATCCCAACTGCTACCTCTACCTCAGCCGTTCGATGGACTGGTTCGACCTGGCCGAATACGGCGACGGCTCCGTGGAGACCGGCCTCGGCCGGATCCGCGTGGAGCGGGCGCTGGCGATCGGCGTGGCCACGGACATCCTGTTCCCGCTCCAGCAGCAGGAACAGGTGGCGCAGGGCCTGCGCGCGGGCGGTGCTGCCGCTGAGTTCCTGCCGCTGCCGTCCCCGCAGGGCCACGACGCGTTTCTCGTGGACATTGCCCGTTTCGGACCGGCGGTTCGCGATTTCCTCTCGGGCCTGTCGGTACAATCCGCCGCGTCCACCCGCCGGGCCTGA
- a CDS encoding cysteine dioxygenase family protein, which translates to MNACSELEFHNVDFRGRDKLVAAIDEAVVAGDEHAVTSALRNALCRMIKDRDVQLPDCVHEPIVDHYARRELYRSPQHGYSVVAMTWGPGQGTPVHDHSGLWCVEGVWDGELEITQFELLERDGERFHFRAAGGMHAGPGSAGSLIPPHEYHTIRNTSPDQVAISLHIYKAPMECCSKFVPAKGEWFVRENATLATDEAA; encoded by the coding sequence ATGAACGCGTGTTCCGAGCTCGAGTTCCACAACGTCGATTTCCGTGGCCGCGACAAGCTGGTCGCCGCGATCGACGAGGCCGTCGTGGCCGGGGACGAACACGCCGTCACCTCCGCGCTGCGCAACGCGCTGTGCCGGATGATCAAGGACCGCGACGTGCAGCTGCCCGACTGCGTCCACGAGCCCATCGTCGACCACTATGCGCGCCGCGAGCTCTACCGCAGCCCGCAGCACGGCTACAGCGTCGTGGCGATGACGTGGGGCCCGGGACAGGGCACGCCGGTGCACGACCATTCCGGCTTGTGGTGCGTGGAAGGCGTGTGGGACGGCGAACTGGAAATCACGCAGTTCGAATTGCTCGAACGCGACGGCGAACGCTTCCACTTCCGCGCCGCCGGCGGCATGCACGCGGGCCCCGGCAGCGCCGGCAGCCTGATCCCGCCGCACGAGTACCACACCATCCGCAACACCAGCCCGGACCAGGTCGCCATCTCGCTGCACATCTACAAGGCGCCGATGGAGTGCTGCTCGAAGTTCGTACCTGCCAAGGGCGAATGGTTCGTGCGCGAAAACGCGACGCTCGCCACCGACGAAGCGGCCTGA
- a CDS encoding DUF2214 family protein, producing MATDLALAALHHLLVFALTAMLVSQAVLLRGELRADTVGRLAKLDAGYGLVAGLLLAVGVCRVFFGLKGPDFYLHNPWFHAKVGTFVLVGLLSILPTVRYARWRKAQKTQPGFVPDAAALAGTRTILRIELAGLAVIFVLAAAMARYGGF from the coding sequence ATGGCGACCGACCTCGCGCTGGCCGCCCTCCACCACCTCCTCGTTTTCGCCCTCACCGCGATGCTCGTGTCGCAGGCCGTGCTGTTGCGCGGCGAACTGCGCGCCGACACCGTGGGCCGCCTTGCGAAACTCGACGCCGGCTACGGCCTCGTCGCAGGCCTGCTGCTCGCCGTCGGCGTGTGCCGCGTGTTCTTCGGCCTCAAGGGCCCGGACTTCTACCTGCACAACCCCTGGTTCCATGCCAAGGTCGGCACCTTCGTGCTGGTCGGGTTGTTGTCGATCCTGCCGACCGTGCGCTACGCGCGCTGGCGGAAGGCGCAGAAGACGCAGCCCGGGTTCGTCCCCGATGCGGCCGCGCTGGCCGGCACGCGGACGATCCTGCGGATCGAACTGGCGGGCCTGGCCGTGATCTTCGTGCTGGCCGCCGCGATGGCGCGGTACGGCGGATTCTGA
- the eptA gene encoding phosphoethanolamine--lipid A transferase EptA: MTPRNFSFHCSHPTFVAAFTAANLVLFGWPLYTFALSTLDPRSASGLACLLVLTVVQAVLMVMTLAAVSLLSLRTMKALCIVLLVGNSLALYFIDTYHVLLDKSMMGNVFATDRAQTFELFHPKLLVYVLLLGVLPAWIVAKTVILDARRRARLRVLVIAGVLGCVVVYAGSSTWLWFDKHARSLGGLMLPWSYLANTVRLFDDRAASQRAQAPLPALHFLADAHPDRKTIVVLVIGESARASNFSLYGYKRNTNPELAKAGVIALPDAHACATYTTAAIRCMLSSIGSDAPARVSQETLPNYLQRHGVQVIWRTNNWGEPPLHVQLFQRADDIRKTCTGIGCDALGHDDVLLYQLRDMLARSASRRILVVLHLAGSHGPTYTKRVPPAFARFQPACESVDLGACSQAALVNAYDNTILYTDHVLAETIHVLQAVPQSDSTMLYLSDHGESLGEHGFYLHGAPNAIAPDVQRVVPFLVWMSPGFSASRHVSAGDLRAKPPFGDDNVFHSVVGAFGGRSAVYKPERDVFNRAN, encoded by the coding sequence ATGACGCCCCGGAACTTCAGCTTCCATTGCTCGCATCCGACGTTCGTCGCAGCCTTCACCGCGGCGAACCTGGTCCTCTTCGGCTGGCCGCTGTATACCTTCGCCCTGTCCACCCTCGATCCCCGCAGCGCGTCCGGCCTGGCGTGCCTGCTGGTGCTGACCGTCGTGCAAGCCGTGCTGATGGTGATGACGCTCGCGGCGGTATCGCTGTTGTCGCTGCGGACGATGAAAGCGCTGTGCATCGTGCTGCTCGTCGGCAACAGCCTCGCGCTGTACTTCATCGACACGTACCACGTGCTCCTCGACAAATCGATGATGGGCAATGTCTTCGCGACCGACCGCGCGCAGACGTTCGAACTCTTCCATCCGAAACTCCTCGTGTACGTGCTCCTGCTGGGCGTGCTGCCCGCGTGGATCGTGGCGAAGACCGTCATCCTCGACGCACGCCGGCGCGCGCGCCTGCGCGTGCTGGTGATCGCGGGCGTGCTCGGATGCGTCGTGGTGTATGCGGGATCGTCCACTTGGTTGTGGTTCGACAAACACGCCAGGTCCCTGGGCGGGTTGATGCTGCCGTGGAGCTATCTCGCGAACACCGTCCGCCTGTTCGACGACCGAGCTGCGTCCCAGCGTGCGCAGGCGCCGCTGCCGGCCCTGCATTTCCTGGCCGACGCGCATCCGGACCGCAAGACCATCGTCGTGCTGGTGATCGGTGAATCGGCGCGCGCAAGCAACTTCTCGCTCTACGGATACAAGCGAAACACCAATCCCGAACTTGCCAAGGCAGGCGTGATCGCGCTTCCCGATGCGCACGCCTGCGCCACGTACACGACCGCGGCGATCCGCTGCATGTTGTCGTCCATCGGCAGCGATGCGCCGGCGCGCGTCAGCCAGGAAACCTTGCCGAACTACCTGCAGCGCCACGGCGTGCAGGTGATCTGGCGGACCAACAACTGGGGCGAGCCGCCCTTGCATGTCCAGTTGTTCCAGCGCGCCGACGACATCCGCAAGACCTGCACGGGCATCGGGTGCGATGCACTCGGCCACGACGACGTACTGCTGTATCAACTGCGGGACATGCTGGCGCGCTCCGCGTCCCGGCGCATCTTAGTCGTGCTGCACCTGGCAGGCAGCCACGGCCCGACCTATACCAAGCGCGTGCCGCCCGCCTTCGCGCGTTTCCAGCCGGCGTGCGAATCCGTGGACCTGGGCGCGTGCAGCCAGGCCGCACTCGTCAACGCGTACGACAACACGATCCTCTACACGGACCATGTGCTGGCCGAAACGATCCACGTCCTGCAGGCGGTGCCCCAGAGCGATTCCACGATGCTCTACCTCTCCGACCACGGAGAGTCGCTGGGCGAGCATGGTTTCTATCTCCACGGCGCACCCAATGCGATCGCACCGGATGTCCAGCGCGTCGTGCCGTTCCTCGTGTGGATGTCGCCGGGCTTCAGCGCATCGCGACACGTTTCCGCCGGGGACCTGCGCGCGAAGCCACCGTTCGGCGACGACAACGTTTTCCACAGCGTCGTCGGCGCCTTCGGCGGGCGCAGCGCGGTCTATAAGCCGGAGCGCGATGTCTTCAATCGCGCAAATTGA
- a CDS encoding phosphatase PAP2 family protein: protein MRPCSHACFALLLFAPVPALAFCPFKPIDHVVTYDDSGIWNRDYQKQLAAGVALTVIGGALFTDNDSRMGHTFDQAFDSMILTAGTTTAMKYVFSRERPSQNADSCDFFDGAGHQSFPSGEVAEITSVVTPFMLEYGHDHPWVYALAVLPVYDAVARVKVHGHWQSDVLVGAGIGVAWGIYAHHRKTPLILGYLPGGGMMVGYQKEF, encoded by the coding sequence ATGCGCCCCTGCAGCCACGCTTGCTTTGCGCTCCTGCTGTTCGCGCCGGTCCCGGCGCTGGCCTTCTGCCCGTTCAAGCCCATCGACCATGTCGTGACCTACGACGACTCGGGGATCTGGAACCGCGACTACCAGAAGCAACTCGCGGCAGGCGTCGCGCTCACCGTGATCGGCGGCGCGCTGTTCACCGACAACGATTCGCGGATGGGTCATACGTTCGACCAGGCGTTCGATTCCATGATCCTGACGGCCGGCACGACCACGGCGATGAAGTACGTGTTCTCGCGCGAGCGCCCCAGCCAGAACGCCGATTCGTGCGATTTCTTCGACGGGGCGGGGCACCAGAGTTTTCCCAGCGGCGAAGTCGCCGAAATCACCTCGGTGGTCACGCCCTTCATGCTCGAGTACGGCCATGACCATCCCTGGGTATACGCACTCGCCGTGCTTCCGGTCTACGACGCCGTCGCGCGCGTCAAGGTCCACGGGCATTGGCAGAGCGACGTGCTCGTGGGCGCGGGCATCGGCGTGGCGTGGGGCATCTACGCGCACCACCGCAAGACGCCGCTCATCCTGGGCTACCTGCCGGGCGGCGGGATGATGGTCGGGTATCAGAAGGAGTTCTGA
- a CDS encoding GDCCVxC domain-containing (seleno)protein — protein sequence MPDVILQSCITCPECGHSQTDTMPTNACQWFYDCAGCGKVLAPRSGDCCVYCSYGTVPCPPMQQDRSCCR from the coding sequence ATGCCCGACGTCATCCTCCAATCCTGCATCACCTGCCCCGAATGCGGCCACTCGCAGACGGACACGATGCCGACCAACGCGTGCCAGTGGTTCTACGACTGCGCCGGGTGCGGCAAGGTCCTGGCACCGCGCTCGGGCGACTGCTGCGTGTATTGCTCCTACGGCACGGTGCCATGCCCGCCGATGCAGCAGGACCGCAGCTGCTGCAGGTAA